In Terriglobales bacterium, the genomic stretch GTTAGGAAAACAGGCACCAAGAATATCCGGATCTGGGAACTGAGTCGCGACGGTGTCGCAGTTAATACGCTGGAGGGAGTGGCCATCCGGCTTCGAGCGGGGGCCAGGCTTTTATGCACGACTGGCGCCGCCTGCCTAACGCAGGGCACTGCTGACCCGCTGCTCCTTATGTCCGAGAAGGACTCTCTGGCACTTGACGAGGCGACAGAGCATTTTTTCCGTTCGGCGCAACTAAATTATGGCAGTCCAGGAGTAGCACAAAGACTTGCGGCGGGACTCAAGAGAACCGATGAGGAGCTTCGAGCGAGGGCAGCGCAAGAGATTCGCCGCATCAAGTAGCCAGGAGCACTCATGCAAGTAGATTGGTTAACCGCAACTACATATCAGATCACCGAGCGCCTAATTACTCTCATTAACGATTTTCTTATTGGACTGAAGTTGGAAGCGCGTGGCATTAGGTCACCACAAGTCATGCGCCGCATGCAGAGTGCACGAATGGAACTTGACCGCACTTTTGCTCACGTCCAGCGGCTCGTGGCAGAAAATACGATTAGTGGCCAATCGGTGACCGGCGCCGGGACAGCGCTTTGCCACCTAGCGCGCAATTTCACGCCGGACAGGAACTTTCCTAGTGCACATCTGCCGGTGGAAGCTCTAAGCCGGGTTCGCGAGCTGTTACAGAAAAATGACTCGGATACCCAAGAACTGGTCGGGTATTTATCCAGTCTGCGAGGAGTCATAGAGCAGCGAATGGCGCCAGATGTTCGCGACATTATGGGGCAGGTGTGATCGCATCCATCCTTGAGACGAATAATCGGGACCTCTTTCTCGAAGCAAGCCAACTGCTCGCGATCGTAGAGCGTGTTCAGGCGATTGAAGAGCTTGCGGATTACCGTGAATGGCTGGTTGAGCGGATAGCGAATATACAAGCTTCCACACAAGATGCACTGATCGTCGTCTCCTACGGCTTTCCCGAATTGATCCCGGAATTACTGAGCCGCACACAGCAACTCCGACGCGAATTCGGGATTATTCGCGACCGTCTACTTGCACCACTCACGCGAGCAAGCGAACAGGATCGCGCCAGTCTGCGCATCCTTAACTGGCTTCATCAGACGAATCCCGCCACTGAAAGCATCCCTTTCGCGCTCTCTGATGGCGGTTTTGCGAGTTGGCCGTGGCCGCCGCACGCTGCCCTCTACTTCGCACCCGGGGCGAACAGTACCGGACTACGCTTCAGTCCATTGCTTTTTCACGAGTTCGGGCACGTGTTGTATGCCGCACGTACATCGGACTTCGATCCCGTCGTGGGCGAACTCCAGCAATCGATTGACCGAATCTTAACTCCGCGATCCGTTCGAAATGATGCACGGGCCGCAGCAGAGGCAGGGAATAGAGCAAACATCGTTGAAACATGGTACGAATGGGCGCAAGAGTTCTTTTGCGACGCAGTCGGTTTGCTAATTGGTGGTCCTGCCTATTTGTTTGCATTTTCTAATTACCTGCAGTTGCTCGGCGCAGGAGATTTTCCCAGCAGTGATGGTAAAGATAGCCGGAATACGCACCCACCGACCCGGTTGAGAATACAAGTGCTGCTGGCGCAGGCCATCAAGTTTAACCTCAATGGAGACCTCTCAAAAGCATCCATCTTAGTCGAGCAACAGTGGGAAGCAATCGCACAAGCCGTCCAGTTCGACAACGACTATTTCGGACTATACGTTCCAGAGATGGACGGACCACTGAACGCGGCTATCGATCAATTGATATCCTTAGCAGGCATCCGTCATTTCGCAACGAGTGACGTGGAACCTCCGAAAGGAGTAAATTTCGCGAATCCAATACAGTTGGTGAATGCAGCATGGCTGGCGTTTCGACGCGATCCTGAACGGTATCCTGCTTGGGAACAAGACGCCATCGGCAGTTTTCTCGTAGGTTCTGGCCGAGGAATAAGTCGATGAACAAACCGTTTGTAATTCGCGATCCGGTTCATGGCTATCTCAGAGTGGCTGCACATGAGCGAATCGTCATCGATCATCCGATCACTCAAAGACTCCGGCGAATTACCCAAACCGGTTTGGCGGAGTTTGTGTTTCCGGAGGCGAGAACGTCCAGATTTGTTCATAGCCTGGGGGCAATGCATCTTGCCTCACGATTCTTGATCTCCGCAGTAGAGAACGCCGACGAACCGACGGCGTTGGCATTTTTCGCTGAATTAGAGGCCCTCGATGTCTTCAATAACTACAACGTCCAACTCGATGATCTCGAATTACTGCTGGTGCCGGACCGTCGTTTCGGTGGAGGTGGCCTGGAAGCCACGAGAGTGACGTTTCACGATACTACTCTTCAGAATGACCGCAAATTCGTGCGACTCTTAGGTCTTGCAGAAGCTGGCCTCCGATTGGCGGCACTATTCCACGACTTAGGGCATTTGCCATTCAGCCATGATTTCGAATTCGCTTTGAAAGATTATGCTGCGCAGAGCCCTGATATTGCCCAGAATCTCGAATCCCTGGCCGCAGGGACGCCCCACGAAAAAATCGGCCACCGCCTCGCGGACTTGGTATTCCAAGCTTTAATCAAGGATCAAAAGGAGATCTCAGCGGCAACTCGAGTTTCGTTTGCGATGGCCCGGAAGATCCTCGACACAGAACCGGGTTACGACGATTTCTTGGAGCCGAACGTCAATGCCTTAGGATGGCTACATTCATTGGTCGATGGTGAAATCGATGTTGATCGCGCCGATTATCTTTTACGGGATGCGCGTGCGCTTGGTCTGGAATTCGCTGCCTACGATCTTGATCGTTTGGTTCGCAATCTCGTTTTGGTAAGACATCGAACCTTGGGGTACATCACCGCTGTCGACGAACGCGGGCTTACAGCGGTCGAAAGTTTTTACATCTCGCGGGCTCGGAGCCATCAGGTACTTGCTCGACATCACAAATCCGCGCAGTTGGGCGCTGCTCTACGGTATTCGTCTGTCAACGCTCTGGGCTCAAAAGCTGGAAGCGATTTTCTCGCAGAGTTGAACGAACTGCAGGGCGCAAGGAGCGCCAAGCAGGCCAAGGATCTTCTCAGTCAGTTCGCTGAACACGACGATCCTTGGTGGCTCCAGATACTTCGGGCTTGCGAACAGAAGTCGGAAGCTTATGCAGGCTTGTTGCAAGCCACCACGAGCTTAATTCTGCGGCGGGAGCCTACTCTCAAGAGCCTATGGAAGCGAAAAGGCGACTTGTCTAAATCACAGATCGCCAGGCTGAACAGACTGTTCCGTTCTCCTGAGTACGGTCCATTGATCCAACAAGTGCGGCGTGAACTGGCGAAGAAAGGCGTGCTACTTGTCTTGCATAAGTTCCGTCCGTATGGAATCACGTTAGGCGGGAATCCCAAGAGAGATTCAATCACCCTGATCCAATCGGATAACCGCTTCATCCCCGTCGTGCAGCTGTCACCCCTCATCCGGGCCCTTCGGGACGCTTGGGACGAGGACCTTCAAATCCATGCGTTTGCGCTTCGATCATCAGACGTTACCAAGGAGCAGGTGCTGGAGTCGCTTCTAAGCCCGCCGAAGCCGAAACAAAGGAGAAAGCAACGGAAGGGGAGTTCGGGATCTGTACGTCATTGACCGCATCTAATAAATCAGTCAAAATGAATTTGGAGCCATTCATGTTTGATCCGAAAAAGGCGTTTCGCGAGTTGAGTGGACACTCGTTCACCCATGCTGAATTCCGTCGCGCCCTGGAACGAATTCGTGCGGCAAACTTGCGGTACTTGCCTGCCGAATATGGCACAAAAGAACTCGCCGATCTTGCCCATCAAAAGCACTGGCTGAAGTCCGAGGCTCCTGGTCGGCTTAAAGTAGTTGTTCGCTAGAGGACTTGTTCACGTAACGAACCGCCGCCCCTCAGGGTGGCGGTTCTGTTTATCCGGCGTACCACCTGCTCTTTGCCAAGACGCGGCCCAGCCAAATCGGTCCAACGTGTTTGACGACGGTCTCCGCTCCGCAGCCCTCGTAACCAAGCGCGAAAGAGGTGACCTCGACTCACTTTCGTAAGGTTGATATTCTTACTGCACTGTTCTCACAGGAGATTGTCCTGTGGACTGGCGCACGGCGCTGGCTGTTGCCATTTCGGTCTGATGCGGAGTGTACTCGCATGACCAATCGCGAGTTGGTCAAATCATTAAAGGCGAAGATTTTCGACTATCGCAAGGACGAGATCTCGGGGATCGATGTCGACTACATCACCGCTTGGGTCCGGCAGTTCGACAAAGATGTCCGTGACCCGATATTGTCCGAGGTCAAGCACGTACTGGACTCTACCTACCTCGGCAAGGACTCGGTTCAGACCTTCCTGGCAGGATTAGCATCTCACAAGCAACTTACATCCGGAGAGCCGAAGAAGTTTTGGAAGAACGCAACCGTGCTTGATATCCAACGCGCTGGATCGAGCCAGAGCGAGATGCTGGAGGTGTTCGACGGGATTTTGGAACACGAGATCGGCTTTGGGGTGGGTGGATGCGCCAAAGACTCCGAAACAGCTGTTTACATCGATGATGTCGTCTTTAGTGGCGGGCATGTGCGGGGCGATCTGGTACCTTGGATTGAGGAAGCCGCACCCAAGAAAGTAGAACTCCACATTATCGTCCTCGCATATCACACTGGCGGGCAATATTTCGCGAATGAGAAGCTGAAAGAAGCCGCGAAGAAGGTTGGAAAATCAGTCAACATACACTGGTGGCGCATCCGGGAACTCGAAGACAGGAAGTACTACATCAATAACAGCGATGTTCTGAGACCTGTAAGGATATCGGACGATGACGCAGTGAAGGAGTACGCGGCAGAACTCGCAAAGCAGGGCTACCCGCCAGTGTTGCGGAAACCAGGACAGAGCGGCCCGGCCAACCTGTTTTCATCTGAGGATGGGCGTGACCTCTTGGAGCAACAGCTATTAATCAAGGGTGCGCACATACGGCAGATTTGCCCATACCTCAACGAGTACCAGCGGCCCCTTGGGAACAGTGTGCTGAGAACATTGGGGTTCGGCTCGCTCATCGTGACATTTAGGAACTGCGCAAATAATTGTCCACTCGCGCTATGGGCTGGTGATCCATGGATTCCTCTATTTCCCCGGAAGACAAATTGATGCCCTCAGCTTCGGATCAAGAGCGTGAGTACTCGAAGAAAGAAGTTGTAGTGTTCCGGACTACACACGGCCCGTTTGGCGGGCTTTCGAACATGGCGCCAGGGTTTCCACTCGCGGTTGCAGGGATACGATTTGGGACTGCCGAGGCGTTGTACCAGTGCTGTCGGTTCCCGAATGCGCCGGAGGTTCAGAGACTCATCATCTCAGAGCGGAGTCCTATGACGGCCAAGATGAAGAGCAAGAGGTTTAGACAACAAACGCGCCCTGATTGGGACTCCGTGCGTGTCAGGATCATGAAGTGGTGCTTGCGAGTAAAACTCCTTCAGCACCAAATAAAATTCCGTGAGCTCCTTCGGGCTACAGAAATGCGTCCGATCGTCGAGGAATCAATCAAAGATCAGTTCTGGGGAGCAAAGCCCTGCGATGACGGCTTTCTTCGAGGAAAGAACGTACTCGGAAGGCTGCTTATGGAAGTGAGAGAGGAGGTCTATAACTCTTCAGAAGGGATCGACCACGTCGATCCGCCCGACGTAAGCAACTTTAGAATCCTCGATAAGCCTGTGGGCGTGGTACACAAGTCGGAGACTATCGAGCCCGACAACAGCACGATCCCACTACTCAAGAATGAGGAACATGGCCAATACATACATATTCTTGGGGAGCTATCCCGTGAGCATTGGATCACACTCCTGCATGCTCTCAGCGTCTCCGGCATTGACCCTGATCAAGCCTCGGTTGACCTAAAACTCAATATTGGATGCGCGATAACTCCGGCCAATGAATCCAAAGTTCGTCTTCTTTCCGAAATCGTGAGGCGATTTGGTTTACGCTTTTATACGGAGTGCAAAAGACGGTAGTGCCTATCTTGGCCGTCCTCGGCGACAGCCAAGCTTCCAGCCTACGGCTTTCCTCGCCACCCTAGCAGAAGCTCCTCAGAATCTCAGCCGAGCCACTCGGTGATCTGTGTAACTTCGTTCTTCCCGCTTCTTGTGTAGAGTCGTACTGATGGCATGTGCCCTTGCCAAACAGTGATGTAAAGCGTCACTAAGTATCCAAAACCCTAAGACGAACCGAAATAGAAATTCGATACCCGCCGATCCACAACGCGAATCCGACCAAAAGTGTGCCGAATGAATCCTGTGCTTGCAACCGTTTCGCGGTCTGCTGATCGTCCACTAGGTTCCTCAGTGTGCTTCGAAGATTACGGATGGAAGTGTAATTTACCAGGCAGGATGCGGGTCGGTGCCGCCGTGATCTGGCGGCACCTGCGGAAGTCGGTCAGAGTCGTTCGGGGATGAGTTGCAGGCAATCCGACGAAATTGGAAGCACCAACGTCCGTAGCGCCCTGATCGCTTTCGCCGAGAAGTGCACGAGTAGCGGCTGCGGCTGTAACTCGATTCCTGACAATCGAATGGCGGGCAGCAGGTCGCCAAGGCGATCGATTGGGTCAGTTGGCGATGAGGGCGTGTAATGCTCACCAATTCCCCCCGAGGAATTGGTGAGCATTACATCAGGTCGAGTGAACAGCGAAACGTCGCCTGTGACTTCCAGCGTGCGGCGTCCGACGAGCCTGCGGGGCGTCAGGACGAGCTTGCTGATGCGTCGCTGCAGTTCTCGTCTCGCCACCACTGGATCGCCCAACAGAACGTCAACGAGTTCCTGCGACTTCCGGCGGACAAACTCACGGAATTCTTCCTCGCTGAACGACGGCACGGTTACCGCAGTCGCCGGCGTCAGCAGCCTATCCAGATCGCTCAGGCGGCGTTCCACGGCCTGCAGTTCAGCCTTCAGCGTCGCTGACATAGATAGCTCTGCGATTGCCTCAGCCAAGTTTGCCGCCTTCTTCATCAGCTTCGCTTTCTCCTGTTTGAGTTCAGCCTGACGCTCTGTGGCGTGACGGGCACGGCTCGCTTCAGCTTCTAGCTTGATCTTCACCTGTTCTGCTACGGCACGCACCAGCGCTTCCTGGTTCGTGCGGTCGAGCAGATTGCGGCTGAGCGCTGTGAGTAGCTGGTCCTCTAGTTTGCGCTGCGCAATCGTCACGTCGTTTGAGCAGACGCCACGGAAACGATGATTGGGGCAGCCGTAGCGTGAGTTGGGCGCTGTGCCCGCTACAGTCGTGATGTTCCGACCGCACTCGCCGCATTCAAGCAAACCGCTGAAGATGTAGCGACGGCTCGCTTCGGTTCGATTCATTCCACCTAGCCGCTTCGGACCGTGCTTTTCACGGACAAGCCTGTTCTGTTCCCGGGCAGCATCCCACAATTCATCCGAGATGATGCGAAGTTC encodes the following:
- a CDS encoding NADAR family protein, with protein sequence MPSASDQEREYSKKEVVVFRTTHGPFGGLSNMAPGFPLAVAGIRFGTAEALYQCCRFPNAPEVQRLIISERSPMTAKMKSKRFRQQTRPDWDSVRVRIMKWCLRVKLLQHQIKFRELLRATEMRPIVEESIKDQFWGAKPCDDGFLRGKNVLGRLLMEVREEVYNSSEGIDHVDPPDVSNFRILDKPVGVVHKSETIEPDNSTIPLLKNEEHGQYIHILGELSREHWITLLHALSVSGIDPDQASVDLKLNIGCAITPANESKVRLLSEIVRRFGLRFYTECKRR
- a CDS encoding recombinase family protein; protein product: MQPYFLNQSSQATLFRVAIYARYSSDLQRPTSIEDQIRNCRAIAERNGWIVAEEHIRSDSEITGQSLAGRDGLIELVEIAKTSPKPFDGILIDDTSRFGRYIPDVVRLADILEGHGIFLHFGTQGLDSRNPGFRQVFIIYAMMDEQYVTGVSQKVHRGQHGRVLNGYVPGGKCYGYENIPVEDPTRRGEYNRPAVIGVIQRPLSAEAAIVQRIFEMYAAGYSYARVAKTLNQEGILSPQAPRKGRVRAWCPSAIREMLLNEKYKGVTVWNRTKTVRNRDKEGRIEQRPRPQSEWVRVEVRELRIISDELWDAAREQNRLVREKHGPKRLGGMNRTEASRRYIFSGLLECGECGRNITTVAGTAPNSRYGCPNHRFRGVCSNDVTIAQRKLEDQLLTALSRNLLDRTNQEALVRAVAEQVKIKLEAEASRARHATERQAELKQEKAKLMKKAANLAEAIAELSMSATLKAELQAVERRLSDLDRLLTPATAVTVPSFSEEEFREFVRRKSQELVDVLLGDPVVARRELQRRISKLVLTPRRLVGRRTLEVTGDVSLFTRPDVMLTNSSGGIGEHYTPSSPTDPIDRLGDLLPAIRLSGIELQPQPLLVHFSAKAIRALRTLVLPISSDCLQLIPERL